Part of the Deltaproteobacteria bacterium genome is shown below.
GGCGACACCGCGCTCGGCGGCGACGACTGGGACCGGCGGCTGATCGAGCGAATCGCCGACGAGGTGTTCGACGCACACCGCGTCGACGTCACCGGCATTCCGGTTGCGCTCGGCCGGCTCAAGGAGGCGGCCGAGTCCGCCAAGCGCGAACTCACGCATGCGCGCGAGACCGTCATCCGGTTGCCGTACCTCGCGCAGAACGACGCCGGCGAGCAAATCCACATCGAGCGCACCGTGACGCGCGACGAACTTACCGCGGCGACATCGGATCTCATCGACAGGCTCAGGATCCCTTGCGAACGCGCACTCCGCGACGCTGAGCTGTCGCCGGCCGACATCGAAGAAGTGCTGCTGGTCGGCGGCATGTCGCGCGACCCGATGGTGCAGCAGATGGTCGAACAGATCTTCGGCACCAAACCGTCCAAAGGCGCGAACCCCGACGAGATCGTCGCGTGCGGAGCCGCGGCACAGGGGGGCATCCTGTCCGGCCAACTCGACGATGCCGCGCTGCTGGACGTCGCCGCGCACTCGATCGGCATCCGCGTCGGCGACTCGGCGTTCTCGACGATCATCCCGCGAAACTCGATGCTGCCGGCGCGCGCCCGCAAACTGTTCGCGACGACGATGGACAACCAGCGGTTCGTCCACATCGACATCTATCAGGGCGAGGACAGCGATGTGCGGCGCAACCGCAAACTTGGCGAAATTCGCCTCGAAGACCTCCCGCCCGGCCCTGCCGGCAGCGTCAAACTCGAGCTGTCCCTCACCGCCAACGTGGAATCGATCCTGGAGGTCCGCGCCCGCGAACTGAGCACCGGCCGCGAAGCCCGCGTGCGCATCGCGCCATCCGGCGGCCTGTCGCCTGACGAAATTCAGCAGATCATCGAGCGCCGACGGCTCGAGGAGCAGCGATCGGCCGATGGCCAGGCGGGATCCGACTGACGCCCTCGTCCTCCGCATGGCCGACGCCATCGGGGGTCTCATCGAGTTCTGGGGGTTCAAGCGCCACATGGGCCGCGCGTGGACGGTCCTGTACTTTTCGCGTGAGCCGTTGTCGGCCGCCGAACTCGGCGAGCGCCTGTCTCTGTCCGCCGGGGCGATCTCGATGACGATGCACCAACTGCTCGAGTGGGGAGTCGTGCGCAAGACGCGGAGACCGGGCGATCGTCGCGACTATTACGAGCCGGAGACGAGCATCTGGAAGATGGTGTCGCGCGTGTTCCGCGAGCGCGAACTGCGCCAGATCCAGGTGGCGATCGAAGCGTTCGAAGCGTCGCTGGCGGAGCTGGCCGAGCTCGCTCGCGACGCGGCCGGCGACCGGCGAGATCAGGTCCGGTTCGTACGCCAACGCGTCGAGTTCCTGCTCGGCATCGCGCGCATCGGCGACCGGCTGCTGCGCGCCATCCTGTCCGGGCAGAACGTGAGCGCGCTGCCGCTCAAGAACCTGCCGCCCGAACCCGACTGAGCCGAACGTGGGGCCGGCGCGCGGCCACCATCGCGCGACCGCCGCGCGCTCCGACCGCTGGGGCCGGCCTCCGAAGGCCGCGATGGTCCACCACCCGGTCGACTCCAGCGGGCCGGCAGCCGACGGCGATCCGCAGACCGCCGCGTGACACCCGGCCGCCGAAAGCGCCGAAGCGGACCCGGAGGTCCGCTTCGGCATTCGCTCTTCAGTTGTAGCCGGTTGGCTAAAAACGGCCGGGTGCAGGCTCACTCAATGGCCGCCTGGTCTGATGCCCAGGACATTTGTCCGGCACGTCAACGGTGCTGGATCCTCTCCCCCGTGCGGCGGAGCCCCCGACCCCATGCGCCGTCGGGCAGCTCACCCGCGGCGCGCTGCTGACAGCCCGGTGGTGTTTCCGTCGTCAAGACACCTCCTGTGGGTTGGGGTTTTCGCGTCGACGCAGTTTCAAGTGTAAGAACTCGTCGCGGTCGACGCAAGCAAGATCGACATCGCCCCCTCGTCTTTGTCGGGCCGCGTGCGGCACAATGCCGGCGTGGTCGAAGTCGAAGGCCTCGTCAAGCACTTCCGCGTGCACCGGCGACCCCCCGGCTTTGCGGCCGCCGTTCGGTCGCTGTTTCGCCGGGATAGCGAGATCGTTCGCGCGGTAGACGGGATTTCGCTGCGCATCGACCGAGGCGAACGCGTCGGCTTCCTCGGCCCGAACGGTGCCGGCAAGACCACGACATTGAAGGTGCTCAGCGGCCTGCTGCACCCGACGCGCGGCGAGGTCCGCGTCAACGGGTTCGAACCGCGCCGCCGCCAGCGCGCGTTCTTGCGCAGCATCACCCTGGTCATGGGGCAAAAGCAGCAGCTCATGTGGGACTTGCCGCCGGCCGAGACGTTCGAACTCAACCGCGCCGTGTTCGACGTGCCGCGCGACCGCTACCGCGCGGCGCTCGCCGAAATCGACGCGCTGCTCGGCATCGGGGAACTCGCCACCAAGCCGACCCGCCAGCTGTCGCTCGGCGAGCGCATGAAATGCGAGCTGACCGCCGCGTTGCTGCACGAACCGAACACGCTGTTTCTCGACGAGCCGACCATCGGTCTGGACGTCGCCATGCAGGTCGCGATCCGCGAGTTCATCCGGCGCTACAACGAGCGCTACGAGGCGACGGTTCTGCTGACGTCGCACTATATGGAAGATGTCGTCGCGCTTTGTCCGCGGGTCATCGTCATCGACCACGGTCGCATCATCTATGACGGCGACCTGCGCGCGCTCGTGAGGTCGATGCGCCCCGACAAGTTGGTGTCGTTTTCGCTCGCCGGTCCGGTCGACCGGGACGCGCTCGATCGGCTCGGCCACGTCGTCGACCACGAGGCCGGCCGCGTCGTGCTGCGCGTCGCGCACAACGCGGTGCGCGACGTCGTGAGCCACGCGCTCGAGCGCCTGCCGGTCGAAGACCTCAGCGTCGAAGACCCGCCGCTCGAAGACGTGATGCGTCAGTTGTTCCGCCGCGCAGCCGATGCGCGCCCGCCCGGCGCGGCATCCGAACCGTGAGTGCGCTCGAGTCCGTCCGCGCATGGCGGCGCGCCATGCCGACCCTGTTGCGCGTCGGCGCCGCCGAGGCATTCGCCTACCGCGTCGAGTTCGTGGTGTGGATGTTCACCAACACCATGCCGCTGATCATGCTCGCACTGTGGACCGCCGTCGCTCGCGAGGCGCCGTTCGCGGGGTTCTCCAGTCGCGACTTCGTCGCCTACTACCTCATCGCCATGATCGTGCGCACCGTCACCGGCTCTCGTGGGTCGTGTGGCAACTCAACGAGGAAGTGCGCACGGGCACGCTGTCGATGCGTTTGCTTCGCCCGGTGCACCCGTTCGTCACGTTTGCCGGCACTCACCTGTCCGCCATCCCGCTGCGGGGTGTGGTCGCGTTGCCGATGGCCGCCATCCTGCTCGCGACCTCGGCGCGCGGCGCCCTCACGGGCGACCCGATCGCGATCGCGGTGTTCGCCGGGTCGCTCGTGGGAGCGTGGTCGTTGATGTACTTTTGGATGTTGATCGTCGGCACGCTGAGCTTCTGGATCGAAAAATCCACCGCGGTGTTCGATCTGTACCTCGGCGTGGTCGCGGTTCTGTCCGGCTACCTGATCCCGCTGGAGCTGTTGCCGAGTTGGCTGAGGTCGATCGCCGGCGTCCTGCCGTTCCAATATATGCTCGGGTTTCCGGCGGACGTGTTGATGGGACGCTACGGCCGCGCAGCCGCGCTGGCGCAGCTCGGCGCGCAGTGGGCGTACGTTGCGGCTACCGTTGCAGTCGCCGTCGCGCTGTGGCGTGCGGGTGTCCGCCGATTCGAGGCCTACGGCGCATGAACGCCGCACGTTACGCGAAACTGCTGTGGGTCCAGGCGCGCGCCTCGTTCGCGACGTCGATGCAGTACCGCATCGACTTTTTCGTCCAGGGCGCAATGAGCCTGTTCTGGCTCGGCTGGCACCTCATTCCACTGGTCATTCTGTTCGACCGCAGGGAGTCGGTCGCCGGCTGGTCGTTCGACGAGGCGCTCGTCGTCATCGGTTGGTTCACCGCACTCCGCGGCCTGCTCGACGGTGTCATCAACCCGAGTCTGGTCGACACCGTGGACCGCATCCGCACCGGCAGCTTCGACTACGTCCTGCTCAAACCGGCTGATGCACAGTTTCTCGTGAGCACGGCGCGGTTTCAGCCGTGGAAGGTGGTGGACGTTGCCGGCGGAATGACCGTCATCGCGATCGCGCTCACCCGACTCGGTCGCGCGCCGAGCGCGGCCGAACTCGCGGTCGGCGCAGCGATGATGGCGGCGTCGACGGCGATGCTGTACGCGCTGTGGATGATCGTGG
Proteins encoded:
- a CDS encoding molecular chaperone DnaK → MASNCARASKPSRCATASKRRNASKPCSNSTPPTSARSANSRRCAESPPTSERACSPGCSAKRSNGVGRIIGIDLGTTNSCVAVLDDKGQPRVLADRTGQRTTPSVVAWTADGVLVGHPARRQAVTNPQRTIFGIKRLIGRKVNADDVSWFARSVPFRIVAAPNGDAWVRIGNEIKSPQEVSSHVMSRMRQIAEEALGEPVTQAVVTVPAYFDDAQRQATRDAGAIAGLDVVRILNEPTAAALAYGAHRVRKGRRVIAVFDLGGGTFDISIMAVENGIFEVLATNGDTALGGDDWDRRLIERIADEVFDAHRVDVTGIPVALGRLKEAAESAKRELTHARETVIRLPYLAQNDAGEQIHIERTVTRDELTAATSDLIDRLRIPCERALRDAELSPADIEEVLLVGGMSRDPMVQQMVEQIFGTKPSKGANPDEIVACGAAAQGGILSGQLDDAALLDVAAHSIGIRVGDSAFSTIIPRNSMLPARARKLFATTMDNQRFVHIDIYQGEDSDVRRNRKLGEIRLEDLPPGPAGSVKLELSLTANVESILEVRARELSTGREARVRIAPSGGLSPDEIQQIIERRRLEEQRSADGQAGSD
- a CDS encoding MarR family transcriptional regulator produces the protein MARRDPTDALVLRMADAIGGLIEFWGFKRHMGRAWTVLYFSREPLSAAELGERLSLSAGAISMTMHQLLEWGVVRKTRRPGDRRDYYEPETSIWKMVSRVFRERELRQIQVAIEAFEASLAELAELARDAAGDRRDQVRFVRQRVEFLLGIARIGDRLLRAILSGQNVSALPLKNLPPEPD
- a CDS encoding ATP-binding cassette domain-containing protein codes for the protein MVEVEGLVKHFRVHRRPPGFAAAVRSLFRRDSEIVRAVDGISLRIDRGERVGFLGPNGAGKTTTLKVLSGLLHPTRGEVRVNGFEPRRRQRAFLRSITLVMGQKQQLMWDLPPAETFELNRAVFDVPRDRYRAALAEIDALLGIGELATKPTRQLSLGERMKCELTAALLHEPNTLFLDEPTIGLDVAMQVAIREFIRRYNERYEATVLLTSHYMEDVVALCPRVIVIDHGRIIYDGDLRALVRSMRPDKLVSFSLAGPVDRDALDRLGHVVDHEAGRVVLRVAHNAVRDVVSHALERLPVEDLSVEDPPLEDVMRQLFRRAADARPPGAASEP
- a CDS encoding ABC transporter permease, with amino-acid sequence MNAARYAKLLWVQARASFATSMQYRIDFFVQGAMSLFWLGWHLIPLVILFDRRESVAGWSFDEALVVIGWFTALRGLLDGVINPSLVDTVDRIRTGSFDYVLLKPADAQFLVSTARFQPWKVVDVAGGMTVIAIALTRLGRAPSAAELAVGAAMMAASTAMLYALWMIVVSLAFWVVKLDNLTYMFSAVFDAARWPVHVFRGAWRFVFTFVLPLAVMTTYPAMALLGTLRATTALWSAAGALAALALSRAVWRAAIATYTSASS